In the Arthrobacter zhaoxinii genome, one interval contains:
- the dapD gene encoding 2,3,4,5-tetrahydropyridine-2,6-dicarboxylate N-succinyltransferase: MTSRSTPTPADSDNAGRTASGLGLATVTSDGVVLDVWFPRPLLGASVPDEELQADLEAAAEAMADGIRGTYGEVLATEIDLDAAPADTADAYLRLHLLSTRQVTPNSINLDGIFAALPNVVWTNHGPCAVADFEAVRLRLRSRGTVTVYGVDKFPRMTDYVLPSGVRIADAGRVRLGAHLAEGTTVMHEGFVNFNAGTLGTSMVEGRISAGVVVGDGTDVGGGASIMGTLSGGGKEKITLGERVLLGANSGVGISIGDDSVVEAGLYVTAGTRVSVLDSDEPRLVKAAELSGVPNLLFRRNSATGAVEALPRNGSTVELNSALHAN, encoded by the coding sequence ATGACTTCACGCTCTACCCCCACCCCCGCCGACTCCGACAACGCCGGCCGCACTGCCTCAGGCCTCGGCCTGGCCACCGTCACTTCCGACGGTGTTGTCCTGGATGTCTGGTTCCCCCGACCCCTGCTGGGCGCCTCCGTTCCCGACGAGGAGCTGCAGGCTGATCTCGAGGCCGCCGCCGAAGCCATGGCCGACGGCATCCGCGGCACCTACGGCGAAGTGCTCGCCACCGAGATCGACCTCGACGCCGCGCCCGCAGATACAGCGGACGCGTACCTGCGCCTGCACCTGCTTTCCACCCGCCAGGTAACGCCGAACAGCATCAACCTTGACGGCATCTTTGCCGCCCTGCCCAACGTGGTGTGGACCAACCACGGCCCCTGCGCCGTGGCCGACTTCGAGGCCGTCCGCCTGCGGCTGCGCAGCCGCGGCACCGTGACCGTCTACGGCGTGGACAAGTTCCCCCGCATGACCGACTACGTGCTGCCCTCCGGCGTCCGCATCGCCGACGCCGGACGGGTCCGGCTGGGTGCGCATCTGGCCGAGGGCACCACCGTAATGCACGAAGGCTTCGTCAATTTCAACGCCGGAACCCTCGGCACCTCCATGGTTGAAGGCCGCATCTCCGCCGGCGTCGTGGTGGGCGACGGAACCGACGTCGGCGGCGGCGCCTCCATCATGGGCACCCTCTCCGGCGGCGGCAAGGAAAAGATCACGCTGGGCGAACGCGTCCTCCTGGGCGCGAACTCCGGCGTCGGCATCAGCATCGGTGATGACAGCGTCGTGGAGGCAGGGCTGTACGTCACGGCCGGCACCCGGGTCAGCGTGCTGGACAGCGACGAGCCCCGCCTGGTCAAGGCCGCCGAGCTCTCCGGCGTTCCGAACCTGCTGTTCCGCCGCAATTCCGCCACCGGCGCCGTGGAGGCCCTGCCTCGCAACGGAAGCACCGTGGAGCTGAACTCCGCGCTGCACGCGAACTAG